From Trichoderma atroviride chromosome 1, complete sequence, one genomic window encodes:
- a CDS encoding uncharacterized protein (EggNog:ENOG41~TransMembrane:7 (o18-38i50-73o93-118i130-154o174-196i208-232o252-269i)) has protein sequence MALQAVTFPIMTIVKNHLIVNCVFVFIALFIVGLRLFARFMSGAKLWWDDYLILFSVPQGVGMLVIQGLYAPMGVGRPITETLPNLVIILQLTLSYALIYTLCISTVKLSVLFFYLRVFPNKHMRVATKIVIAFISVWALANILMFLLLCHPFAASYNPAIPGGKCGNQVSAFIAVGVYNIISDFVVLTLPLRTIWTLNTKKQMKLSLTAIFLVGLLVSAVAVARIITLTHLELANITGTMVWVDFLSTLEVNLGIICVSLPMLGPLVSRWNKTRGASKLGNYNQSERSGQSGSKLSSRKKQPGPDTIALHSIYDHGEDTIHAATVFAPEEQSPNASETNLSPQKASSALDRPGANRIVVESRWEIKRS, from the exons aTGGCGCTGCAGGCGGTAACGTTTCCGATAATGACGATAGTCAAGAATCACTTGATTGTCAACTGCGTCTTCGTCTTTATAGCCCTCTTCATAGTTGGCCTTCGACTGTTTGCCCGATTCATGTCTGGCGCAAAGCTTTGGTGGGATGATTATCTGATTCTCTTTTCGGTGCCCCAGGGCGTTGGGATGCTCGTTATCCAAGGACTTT ATGCGCCTATGGGAGTTGGCCGTCCCATCACCGAGACGTTACCGAATCTTGTCATCATCTTGCAGTTGACGCTCTCGTATGCGCTGATTTACACATTATGCATTAGCACCGTGAAACTCAGCGTCCTCTTTTTCTATCTCCGAGTTTTCCCAAACAAGCACATGCGAGTTGCAACAAAGATAGTGATTGCATTCATCTCCGTGTGGGCGTTGGCGAACATTCTCATGTTCCTCCTGCTCTGCCATCCTTTTGCGGCGAGTTATAACCCTGCCATTCCAGGAGGCAAATGTGGAAATCAAGTCTCGGCATTCATTGCGGTCGGCGTCTATAACATCATCAGCGACTTTGTTGTTCTCACCCTCCCGCTGCGCACAATCTGGACGCTGAACACGAAAAAACAGATGAAGCTCTCGTTGACGGCGATTTTCTTGGTTGGTCTATT GGTGTCTGCCGTCGCCGTTGCTCGAATCATCACCTTGACACACCTGGAATTGGCAAACATAACGGGCACCATGGTGTGGGTGGACTTTCTCTCGACGCTCGAAGTCAACCTTGGTATCATCTGCGTGTCGTTACCCATGCTGGGCCCCCTTGTTTCAAGATGGAACAAAACGCGAGGCGCGAGCAAATTGGGCAATTACAACCAGTCTGAGCGATCAGGGCAATCAGGCTCGAAGCTTTCCAGCCGGAAAAAACAACCAGGCCCTGACACAATCGCCTTGCATTCGATATATGACCATGGCGAAGACACAATCCATGCCGCAACAGTGTTCGCCCCAGAGGAACAAAGTCCGAATGCAAGCGAGACGAACCTAAGTCCTCAAAAAGCGTCTTCTGCGCTGGACCGCCCTGGAGCAAACCGTATTGTCGTCGAAAGCAGGTGGGAGATTAAGCGCTCTTGA